The DNA window GACCGGGGCGGGGTATTCGCGAGCCTCGCCGGGACGATGGCGCTCTTGCCGGCCTCCGAACGCCGACTCGTCTCGGGCTTCATTCTCAACAAGTTCCGAGGTGATCCTTCACTTCTCGGTCGAGCAGCCCACGACCTCCGCCGCCGCACGGGGAAGCCCGTGCTCGGTGTGATTCCGCTCCTGTCCGGCCTCGGGCTGCCGGAGGAGGATTCGCTCGGCCTGGAGCGCCCCCGGATCACGCGGGCAGCCCCGGCCGACCTGCGCATCGTGGTGCTCCGTCTGCCCGCGATCGCGAATGCCACCGATCTGACCCCCCTCGAGGCGGAGCCCGGCGTGACGCTGTCCTACGCGGAACGGCCGGCTGATCTCGCGGAGGCCGATCTCCTCGTGCTACCCGGCTCGAAGGACACGCTCGCCGATCTCGCCCATCTCGTGGCGGGCGGCTTCGTGCCGAGCATCCGCGAGCACGCCGCGGCGGGCCGCCCCGTGCTCGGTATCTGCGGCGGCTATCAGATGCTGGGCGAGCGCGTGGAGGACCCGGATCACGTCGAGCGCGGCGGCGCCGCCCCCGGGCTCGGGCTGCTCCCGGTGACGACTCGACTCCGCAAGCCCAAGACCACGCGGCGCGTGCAGGCGCGCTGGCTTCCCGATGGTCCCGTGTTCGACGGCTACGAGATCCACGCCGGCGCGACCGTGGCGAAGCCGGCAGCGCGCGCGCTGGCCGAGGTGGACGGGCGGCCCGTCGGGGCCGCCGCGCCGGAGGGCCGCGTCTGGGGCCTCTACGTGCACGGCCTGTTCGACTCGGCAGCTTCACGCCGCCATGTCCTGGCCTGGGCTGGCGCCCCGGCGGCGCGGCGCGGGACCGGCGATCACCGGGTCGTCCGTGAGGCGGCCTATGATCGGCTGGCGGACGCGCTCGAAGCCTCCGTGGGATCGACGGTAATCCGGCGCCTCCTCGGACACTGATTCACCTGAAATAGCTTCGTGGGGATTCCCGGCGGGAGGTATCATTTTCCATCGCCGCCACGCGCGGCGTTTTTTGTCTCTCACGGAGGAGTCCAGGGTGGCCATCACCGACGTGCTGACGGACGCGTTTCGCCGGGCGCTCGCCCGCAAGGGGCTGCCCGAGCCGAAGTCCGTCATCTGGCAGGTGCCGCGCGGCGGTCAGGCCACGTTCAACTACGCCACGCCCTCGGCCATGGCCTATGCGAAGGAGCATGGGCTGGAAACGGCCGCGGTCGCCGAGTCGATCGCCGCGGAGCTCGAGGCGCTCGCCGAGGTCGCGACCGCCGAGGTCGCGGGCCCCGGCTTCATCAACGTGCTGCTCGCGCGCGACTCCGTCTCGGCGCAGCTGCGCGGCGTGCTCGCGGGCGGCGCCCACTATGGCGCGAGCCGGGCCTCATCGGGACGGCGCTACCGGCTCGAGTTTGTATCGGCCAATCCCACCGGCCCCCTGGTGATCGTCAACGCGCGCGCGGCGGCGGTGGGCGACGCGCTCGCCCGCATCCTCCGCTCGCAGGGCGCGGACGTGGAGTCCGAATACTACGTCAATGACGCCGGCAATCAGTTCCAGGCCCTGGCGGCCTCGGTGGAGGCGCGGCTGCGCCAGGCCCTCGGCGAGCCGGCCGAGATTCCCGAGGGCGGCTACCCGGGCGAGTACCTGGTGGAGCTGGCGGAGTCCTGGCTGGCGCGCGACGCTGAGGGGCTCCGCGCCCTGCTCGCCCGGCCGGAGGCCGAGCGCCGCGAGCGCCTCGGCCGCGACGCGGTGGCGGCGATGGTCGCCGGCCATCGCAGCGTGCTCGGGGCCTACGGCACCGAGGTGGATCGTTGGGTGCACGAGGCGGCGGACGTGCGCGCGACGGGTCTCCCCGAGCGCGCGATCGCGCTGCTCACTGCGGGCGGGCACACCTACGAGCAGGATGGGGCACTCTGGTTCCGCTCGACCGCGCTCGGCGACGACAAGGACCGCGTGCTCCGGAAGTCGGATGGCGAGCTCACATACTTCGCCGTCGACATCGGCTTCCACCACTTCGTCAAGTTCTCGTCCACCGATCACGTGATCGACTTCCTGGGCCCCGACCACCACGGCTACATCGGGCGTCTGCGCGCGGCGATGCGGGCCCTCGGCCACCCCGACGAGGCCTTCGACATCCTCATCGTCCAGCTCGTGACGCTGCTGCGGGACGGCCAGCCGGTGCGCATGTCCAAGCGCCGGGGCGAGTTCGTGCTCATGGAGGAGCTCCTGGAAGAGGTGGGCCGCGACGCCGCCCGCTTCACGTTCCTCACGCGGCGGCACGACAGCCCGCTCGAGTTCGACCTCGCGGTGG is part of the Candidatus Methylomirabilota bacterium genome and encodes:
- a CDS encoding cobyric acid synthase, which translates into the protein MTGRATPAIMLQGTGSHAGKTVLAAGLCRLLVRAGLRVLPFKAQNMSNNAWVTDEGGEMGWAQAMQAEAAGVAPVVDMNPVLLKPESDQRCQVIRLGRPLATVAAREYARLGPRLWPAIATSYARLARAADVLVIEGAGSPAEPNLMRRDLANMRVARLARARVLIVGDIDRGGVFASLAGTMALLPASERRLVSGFILNKFRGDPSLLGRAAHDLRRRTGKPVLGVIPLLSGLGLPEEDSLGLERPRITRAAPADLRIVVLRLPAIANATDLTPLEAEPGVTLSYAERPADLAEADLLVLPGSKDTLADLAHLVAGGFVPSIREHAAAGRPVLGICGGYQMLGERVEDPDHVERGGAAPGLGLLPVTTRLRKPKTTRRVQARWLPDGPVFDGYEIHAGATVAKPAARALAEVDGRPVGAAAPEGRVWGLYVHGLFDSAASRRHVLAWAGAPAARRGTGDHRVVREAAYDRLADALEASVGSTVIRRLLGH
- the argS gene encoding arginine--tRNA ligase produces the protein MAITDVLTDAFRRALARKGLPEPKSVIWQVPRGGQATFNYATPSAMAYAKEHGLETAAVAESIAAELEALAEVATAEVAGPGFINVLLARDSVSAQLRGVLAGGAHYGASRASSGRRYRLEFVSANPTGPLVIVNARAAAVGDALARILRSQGADVESEYYVNDAGNQFQALAASVEARLRQALGEPAEIPEGGYPGEYLVELAESWLARDAEGLRALLARPEAERRERLGRDAVAAMVAGHRSVLGAYGTEVDRWVHEAADVRATGLPERAIALLTAGGHTYEQDGALWFRSTALGDDKDRVLRKSDGELTYFAVDIGFHHFVKFSSTDHVIDFLGPDHHGYIGRLRAAMRALGHPDEAFDILIVQLVTLLRDGQPVRMSKRRGEFVLMEELLEEVGRDAARFTFLTRRHDSPLEFDLAVATRQSADNPVFYVQYAHARVASLFRTAAQQGIAIPDWPGVDFSSLELPEEQALIKRVIQFSEVVTAAARAREPHRLAYYLTELAGEFHPYYKAHRIITEDRASTLARLGLAAAVGQVVRNGLGLLGVSAPESM